A single region of the Triticum dicoccoides isolate Atlit2015 ecotype Zavitan chromosome 2B, WEW_v2.0, whole genome shotgun sequence genome encodes:
- the LOC119363691 gene encoding casein kinase 1-like protein HD16 isoform X2 produces MDILGPSLWDVWNSLGQEMSPHMAACIAVEAISILEKFHSKGFVHGDVKPENFLLGLPGSPEEKKLFLIDLGLASKWRDSSGQHVDYDQRGTIRYASAHAHLGRTGSRRDDLESLAYTLIFLIKGRLPWQGYQGDTKSFLVCKKKMVTSPDMLCSFCPPPFKQFLESVTNMKFDEEPNYAKLISLFESLIESPASRPIRIDGALKVGQKRGRLLVNHEEDDQPKKVRLGSPASQWISVYNARRPMKQRYHYNVADNRLQQHIEKGNEDGLYISCLASSANHGRMVLLSGME; encoded by the exons ATGGATATCCTTGGTCCCAGTCTTTGGGATGTATGGAATTCGCTGGGACAAGA GATGTCTCCACATATGGCTGCTTGCATTGCTGTAGAAGCCATATCAATTCTTGAGAAGTTTCATTCCAAAGG GTTTGTTCATGGTGATGTGAAACCAGAGAACTTTCTGCTTGGTCTGCCTGGATCACCTGAGGAGAAGAAGCTTTTCCTTATTGATCTTGGTTTAG CATCAAAGTGGAGAGATTCGTCAGGTCAACATGTTGATTATGATCAAAG GGGGACAATtagatatgcaagtgctcatgctcATCTAGGTCGTACAGGTAGTAGGAGGGATGATTTAGAGTCATTGGCATACACccttatatttttgataaaaggAAGATTGCCTTGGCAAGGCTACCAG GGAGATACCAAGAGTTTCCTTGTTTGCAAGAAAAAAATGGTTACCTCTCCGGATATGCTATGCAGTTTCTGCCCACCTCCGTTCAAACAGTTTCTTGAGTCTGTCACAAATATGAAATTTGATGAAGAGCCAAATTACGCCAAACTTATTTCTCTCTTTGAAAGTTTGATTGAATCACCTGCATCAAGGCCCATCAGAATTGATGGGGCCCTTAAG GTGGGGCAAAAACGTGGAAGGCTACTTGTAAATCATGAAGAAGATGATCAGCCTAAGAAAGTTAGATTAGGGAGCCCAGCATCACAGTGGATTTCAGTTTACAATGCCAGGCGCCCTATGAAGCAGCG GTATCATTACAATGTGGCTGACAACAGGCTTCAACAGCATATAGAAAAGGGTAATGAGGATGGTCTATACATCAGTTGTCTGGCTTCTTCAGCAAACCATGGCCGTATGGTGCTTCTCTCCGGGATGGAGTAG